ACACTACCGACTATCGTGCGCCCTCGACCATCGACACCAAGGCTGTCGTCAATGCACTTGTTCCGAAGACGTGCCCGGGGGACGTCCATAGCGTTTCCACAGCACGTGTCGTGGACCGCGCACCCTCAATACCGCGGAGCACCGCCGCAACGAGCTCGCCGTCGAAGCGCAGGCCAGCTGCGCCAATAATCTGGGAGATTTCCGGCCGTTTGGCGACGTCGATTACTCCGACGGCCGAAGTCAGGCTTTCTCCATCTTCCAGTGCCTCGGCAACGAGGCCGGCTTCAGTTCCTGTAAGCAGGATTCCGAGCTGCCGGAATGCCTCTGAATTTGCAGAAGACCGATCAACTAAAGAAGCCAAGTCCCACCGACCCTGGCAGGTCGACCAGAAACCTGCGGTCTTGGGAGCGGTTGGCCCGTTCACAGGAGGTCTCGGAGGCCAGGGCACACGTGTGGCATGCAGCACCGTGCAGGAATTCTTCGGGATCTTTGGGAGTCCGATGCGCGCATACCGGGTCGGATGAGCACCGGAGAGCGCGTTCCAGTGCCCGGCTCATCACCCGTTCGAGGTTGTCGCGTGCACTCAGCTGGACCAGCCCGCCGAGCGTTCCGTCGGAGTCCGACGCCGTCGTCACGATCAGCAGCCCGGCGGCGGCAGGACGGTCTGCCTCGGGCTTCCATGCGTAGATGCGCTCGGATAGTGAGGCCGCCGAGTCACCAGCGTACATAGCCATCTCGCGGATGAGCACGTGGGCGAGGGTATGCATGAGCCAGTAGCGGGCGGGGCGGAAGCGGCTCTCAGGGTCGACGTCCTTGGCTGTGTCGGAGAATCGTGCCAGAAAGTTGCGTACGTGCGCGGAGCGATGGGCCTCCCACAGGTGGGTCTTCTCCACCGTCGCTTCCCAGTCGGCGATGGCCTTCTCATCAAGCTGCAGATAGATCCCCTCGCCTCGGTCTTCTGTCGCGACCGTCCATTTCGGACGGCCGCTACGGCTCAGGTGGACCAGGCGCTGGCCAATGTCGTTGGCGCGTTCCATCTCATCGATGCGGGTAAAGCCGAGGACCGCATTGACCTTGCGAAGCTTGTCAATGGCCATGACGCGGCTAACGTGCCTGGCAGTTAGATCGGCATGCACTCCTCCCGCAGTGGGGGCGACAGGACCAGACCGCTTTTCTCATCTGCCTTGTGCAGCTTGCCGAGGGATCGCGCAACAAGAAGTTCCATTCCGGCACGAGCAGCGAGATTGGATCGAAATTGCGTCGCTGTTCGGCAAGTTCCTCCTCCGATGGCGGTGGCTCCATCAGTTGAGCGATCGCTGCAGCCAGATGGTCATCTGAAAGTTCAGCAAGGGGAGAGTCTTCATCGTCCAGATATTCACGCCATTTGGCGAGATTGCTGCCGTATTTCTCAAGGCGTTTGACGCCAGCGGCGTTGAGAAGGTCGGCAGCCATCGTCGCATGAGTCTCGGAAGTGGCCTCCGGCATGACAACGATCGAGAGGCTGGCAGGGAACCAGAGGTTGGAGGCACTAAGCAGCATGAGCTTGGTCGCGTTAGGGCAGCCATTCTTGTCGAAGAGACCGAGGTGCGGGTGCCTACCACGGCAACGCGGGAGTTTCGAAGCTCCGGCTCCACCCTGGGCCTGGTTCATTGGGCGTTTCAGGCCACGGGCCCCGCACTCGATCATGGCCGAAGCACCTTTCCCTACTGAGCGGTCATGCATCGCAAGACTGGGGACTTCCACAGCCGTACACTTGGCACCCTCATGGACCCACCAGTTGTAGGGGAATTCGTCAAGGTGGCCGTCGGGGCAAGCGAGCAAATAGCGGGCCGGGACAGCGGGCCTTGGCCTTACGGCCCTTGTGGCCGGGACACTTCTCATGCTCGATTCGGGCTTGGTCAGGTCGATAGGGGTTGGTGTTGCGGTAGGAGAACCGGGTGAGCGGGGCGAGCATGTCGCAGTGGGTGCAGCGCAGCCACTGTGGGAACACGCGCGCAGGCACGCCAAGGTCGTCGCCTTCTCTACAATTTGACGACGGCTTCGGCGCCCACGGGAATGGCCGGAGCTCGGATAATTGCGGTCCAAGATGAACCTTGACGGCGTCCAACAGCCGCGGAGCATGAACCGTTGGCACTGAGCCTCTACGCGCCCATACCCGGTCCCGGTCGTCAAGGCCGGCGGGCATGATCGTAAATGACGGAAGGTCCATCGTGGCGCCGGGGCCATAGGTGTACAACAAGGACGACGGCCGCGCTGAACCGACCTTTGCTCGATTCTTGGTCGCCGCTTGAGAGTCGCCAAATTCCAAGTCACCAACCGGGTCCAAAGTCCCCCCCAGTTTCAAGAATTTCAGTCATTAGATTCTCCGTCCAGAGGAGGAGCAAGTACCCATTCCGGCTCTTCTTGAAGTTCCCACGACATGAGCTTCTCCTTCTTAGGGGTGACGAGCAGATTGATCTCCGGCTGCACCTCGCGCATCGAGTTCGCGACTGTGAACGGCGGGCTGTCAACTATGTTTGTAGCTATGGCAATCCTGTTCAACCCGCTTATCCCGATCTACGCGACAAGAGAGTTCTCGCAGCCGGTAGACATCGTCTCCGTCATACTGTACTGGGTAGCTGGCGTACGCTTGCGTGTCTCCAAGCCTGCAGCTCAGTAGCGCCACACTTTTTCGCCTCAAAGGCCCATAAGAACGCTGCCTGTAACATCTTTTTAGAACAAATCAATAACAATGTGTTCCAGTATTCAAAGTTGGCAAAATCTTAGTTAACAGTGCCAGTAGGCTGTGGACTGCAGAGGTTTACATCATCACAAATCATTATGGAAGGTCTCACGCCTGATGTCTTATCCCGCCCCTGGCCCCACCAGTAACTATCCCGGAAACCAGGACCCCGCACCTATGACTCCGCAGACCATGCCATATCCTTACCCGCTGGCAGGCAATCAGGGCGGGAAGAGCTTTATGGTCACCTGGCTCTTGGCACTCTTTCTGGGCGGATTGGGAATCGACAGGTTCTACCTGGGCAAGATCGGCACGGGAATCCTTAAGCTCATCACGTTTGGTGGATTTGGCATCTGGGTGTTGATCGACCTCATTCTGGTACTCACCGGGGTACAGCGAGATAAGGCAGGGCGCCCTCTCGTTGGCTACCACCAGCATAAGAAGATGGCCAGGATCGTCACCATTGCCATTTTTGCTATCGGCCTCTTGATCTCAGCGTTTTCCCCGAAGGGATCCGCCGTGGATGCGACACCCGTGCCGAGCGCAACGCAGGAGCAGGCTGCACCTACCACTGAGCCGTCCATCGCCCCAGTCGTAGCGCCTGCAGCAACCGTGGCTCCCAAGCCGGTAGAGACCGTTGCGCCTAAGCCAGCAGCGACCGTGGCAGCACCTGCACCCAAGCCGGTGGCACCCAAACCAGCCCCCAAGCCGGCACCGGCCGTTCCCACGGAATACTATTCAGCATTGAAGTCCGCCGGAAACTACTCAGATATGATGCACATGAGCAAGGCCGGCATCTACGACCAGCTGACATCCGCTTATGGAGATAAGTTTTCCCCAGCAGCTGCCCAATACGCTGTGGATAACCTCAAGGCTGACTACAACCAGAACGCCCTGGAATCAGCAAAGAACTACCAGGAATCAATGTCTATGTCTCCCGAGGCAATCCGTGATCAGCTTGTCAGCGACTACGGTGACAAATTCACACAGGCACAGGCTGACTACGCTGTCAGCCACTTGGGCTAATTCCCCAACAAAGAATCCCTCCGCAGCATCGTTATTGATGCTGCGGAGGGATTCTTTGTTTATGGGGTGGATCGAGAGCCAGCTACTCCCGCACTTCCAGGGAATGGGGTTCCCCGCAAGTAGTGGACACGTGATCCGTCTTACGCTGCTTGCGTGAGTGCTTTTTGGTTGTTGTTTTCCTGTTGCGTTTCCTGTTCGAATTCGACCGGTGGGACCATGCCCAGTGCCGTGTGCAGCCGGCGCCGGTTGTAGACGATCTCGATCCAGGGTGCGACCTCACGCCTGGCCTCGGCCCTTGTGTGCCAGATGCGGCGGTCGTAGAACTCAGCCTTGAGGGTCGACCAGAATGACTCGTTCATCGCACAGTCCCAGCAGACCCCGGTTCGCCCCATGGAAGAACGCATGCCCAGGTCCTTGACAAGGGTGCGGAATGAGGCGGAGGTGTAGACGCTGCCACGATCGCTGTGCCAGGTCGCGCCGGGGCGGACCAGGGTCGTTGCGGCTGCGTTGCGCAGGGCCGTTTCAACGAGTTCGGCACGCATGTGGTCTGCGATGGCCCATCCGACCACGCGTTTGGAATAGCAGTCGATCACGGTGGCCAGGTAGATGAATCCCTGCCACGTATGGATGTAGGTGATGTCCTATGCCGACCTCCGGACCATGCCGATGATTCGGTAATGGCGCAGGTCATTGATACTGCTGAGGTTCGAAAGGTCGGCATAGTCACAGGGATGTGAGCCAGGCCAGGATGTCGGGTTCTGGTTGGTATGTTCCGGGCTTGACGTTGGGTGGTCTGGTCTGGTCTATGGCGGCCTGCTTGATGGCCAAACGTGCTCCGCGCGCAGAGGCGGCGGCACTTCGATCGATAGAGTATGTGTACCGTCAGGAATCAGTCCCCACGGCGTCCTACATCACATACGCGAGTCTTCGTCGAACCCCGGGGCGACTCAGCGACTTATTTGAGGAGAGATGACAATAGTGGGAATCACCACCGGCGCCCTGGTCGCAGTCTTTGTCACCCTGTTCGTGGTCCTTGTCGCTCTGTACGTCGTCCGCCGAAGGAAGTGACCACTCGGCGGCCAAACCCCTCAGCCCGCGTTCACAACCTCACGGGGAATAACAGCTAGGGAAGCTGATTGTCCGGAAATTCACTACCGACAGTTTGACGACGATAGCGGGGGCGTCGCTGTCGTGGTCGTAATCGCTGCGAACTCGTTCTCGTTCTGGGCTCGATGGAGCGTCGAGTGCCCGCTGAGGGATCCGCTTGCGGACGCTGGCTAGGGGCCGCTTATAGGAAAATGACGATATGAGGCAGTTCATGCGACTACTGGCCACTGACATTCTCAGCGCCGTCGGTCCGGGGCTCCGATTAGTGGCCGTCGACGGCGTCGACGGCAGTGGCAAGACATCCTTCGCCGCAAACGTCGCATTCGAGATCCATAATCGACCCGTGATCGTCATCCACGCCGACGATTTTTTGAACCCCTCGCCCGTGAGGTATGCCAAGGGACGTACTTCACCCGAAGGATTCTGGGAGGATACCTACAACTACGCGGCCCTACAGGACCAGTTGCTCGCTCCACTCGGTCCAAATGGGGACGGCTGGTACTCGCTGGCTTCCTATGACGCAGCGACCGGTCGAATGAAACAAGCGGAAGTCGTTCGCGCCCCATCAGATGCGCTGGTCGTTGTAGAAGGTATGTTCCTGCACCGCGATGCAGTCACCTCCTACTGGGATGCATCGGTATTCCTGGATGTTCCGTTCGCCGTAACCGCGGCACGAATGGCAGTACGGAACGGCAGCAACCCCGACCCAGAGCACCCGGCGGGACCGGCTACCGGCCAACTA
This genomic stretch from Arthrobacter dokdonellae harbors:
- a CDS encoding nucleoside/nucleotide kinase family protein, translating into MRQFMRLLATDILSAVGPGLRLVAVDGVDGSGKTSFAANVAFEIHNRPVIVIHADDFLNPSPVRYAKGRTSPEGFWEDTYNYAALQDQLLAPLGPNGDGWYSLASYDAATGRMKQAEVVRAPSDALVVVEGMFLHRDAVTSYWDASVFLDVPFAVTAARMAVRNGSNPDPEHPAGPATGQLPPHRRGQVFPRLLLDRR
- a CDS encoding Ltp family lipoprotein — its product is MTPQTMPYPYPLAGNQGGKSFMVTWLLALFLGGLGIDRFYLGKIGTGILKLITFGGFGIWVLIDLILVLTGVQRDKAGRPLVGYHQHKKMARIVTIAIFAIGLLISAFSPKGSAVDATPVPSATQEQAAPTTEPSIAPVVAPAATVAPKPVETVAPKPAATVAAPAPKPVAPKPAPKPAPAVPTEYYSALKSAGNYSDMMHMSKAGIYDQLTSAYGDKFSPAAAQYAVDNLKADYNQNALESAKNYQESMSMSPEAIRDQLVSDYGDKFTQAQADYAVSHLG
- the drmB gene encoding DUF1998 domain-containing protein → MAIDKLRKVNAVLGFTRIDEMERANDIGQRLVHLSRSGRPKWTVATEDRGEGIYLQLDEKAIADWEATVEKTHLWEAHRSAHVRNFLARFSDTAKDVDPESRFRPARYWLMHTLAHVLIREMAMYAGDSAASLSERIYAWKPEADRPAAAGLLIVTTASDSDGTLGGLVQLSARDNLERVMSRALERALRCSSDPVCAHRTPKDPEEFLHGAACHTCALASETSCERANRSQDRRFLVDLPGSVGLGFFS